The uncultured Bacteroides sp. DNA segment TATTAGATATTTACCCAGAGGCACAGGAGCTTCTTTCAGCTCAAAGCCAAACATACGCGATTGTTTCGGAGCACTTTCCAGCCAGAACTCATCAATCTGGCAAGCTTCTGCCTGCAAACCGAATTCTTTGAGCATGAATGGGTTTCCAAAGATGTGGTCTAAGTGCAAATGCGTGTTGAGCAAGTGCTTTACGTTCAACTCATTAGACAGGATGAAGTTCTTTAATGCCTGCTTTTCTTCATCGTAGAAGCATCCGGCATCTATCACCACCGCCTCCTTTGTCTCGTCCCATATCACATAGCAGTTGACAGGGAACATATTGAATTCAAATCTTTTTATCTTCATCGTTCTTTTTCTTAATTAATACTACACCGCTACGTAAACCACTTTCTTGGTTTGAAAGAACTCTTCCTCAAATTCCTCACTCAGATTGTGCATCACGGTTTTATGTTTAAAAGGCATAGCCTCATGTTCCAGTTCGCCACCTTTGAGGCAAATCAGTCCGTTGGGCAATGCGTTCTGTTGTTTTACTGATATGTTTTTTCTGATAATCTTAATTAAATCGGCCAATGGCATCACAGCTCTGCTCACCACAAAGTCGAAAGTTTGTTTCTCTTCCTCTGCCCTTGCATGGCGGAAAGTTACATTTTTCAGTCCGATGGCATTGGCTACTTCCGTTGCTACACGCACTTTCTTTCCAATGCTGTCTACCAAGTGAAACTTGACCTCAGGAAAAAGTATGGCCAATGGGATGCCCGGAAATCCGCCTCCCGTGCCCAGATCCATTATGGAAGTACCTGCACGAAACTGAATGACCCGAGCGATGCCCAACGAATGAAGCA contains these protein-coding regions:
- the rsmG gene encoding 16S rRNA (guanine(527)-N(7))-methyltransferase RsmG, which produces MDIILKYFPNLTEEQRRQFAALYDLYADWNAKINVISRKDIENLYEHHVLHSLGIARVIQFRAGTSIMDLGTGGGFPGIPLAILFPEVKFHLVDSIGKKVRVATEVANAIGLKNVTFRHARAEEEKQTFDFVVSRAVMPLADLIKIIRKNISVKQQNALPNGLICLKGGELEHEAMPFKHKTVMHNLSEEFEEEFFQTKKVVYVAV
- a CDS encoding MBL fold metallo-hydrolase — encoded protein: MKIKRFEFNMFPVNCYVIWDETKEAVVIDAGCFYDEEKQALKNFILSNELNVKHLLNTHLHLDHIFGNPFMLKEFGLQAEACQIDEFWLESAPKQSRMFGFELKEAPVPLGKYLIDGDIITFGNIALEAIHVPGHSPGSLVFYCKEENCMFSGDVLFQGSIGRADLTGGNFEELKEHICSRLFVLPNETIVYPGHGAPTTIGIEKAENPFFR